A segment of the Lycium ferocissimum isolate CSIRO_LF1 chromosome 10, AGI_CSIRO_Lferr_CH_V1, whole genome shotgun sequence genome:
AGGTGGATGGTAACAAGAGATGTTTAAATAATTAAGTATTTAGCAAAGTACAAACTTTAAACCCATGACACCCTGATTGACGCCTGAACCAAAAAGGAATGACGAAGAACACATAAAAATGAGGACGCTAATTAGTAATACCAACATTATGGTGCCTTTTAGTATCTCGGGCTTAGGAGCACTGATGGAGGATCAAAAGGAACATCTTTTTATGATAACCGAAAAATTTCTTATGTCCATTGGCACACAGTTCGCAACTCGTTGAATAATGGGTCCACCCTCTACCCTTCCCCATTTAAATACCACCCTTTTGTCTGCAGCAGTTCGATCACATTATGTGCGCCTAACCCACACATCACGTGTAGCACCCTTGCTAAACCAAAGCTCCGTGGGCAAAtgtatgaaaggtatataatAAATGTTTTACCTTCAGCCTTTCCATGCTCTTTTTCCCCACTTCTATCTTAAGATAAAAGGACAATACTCGACAAAGATCCATTTGCAATTATTTTACCAGGTCTGCTTCACAGCGAAggatacaacttaagaaattgaAAAGGTAAAGCGTAGGTTGTTTCTTCTGTAAAGAAAATTAGAGATCAAACTATTGCCATAAAATGTTAACTTACTTTGGTTGCAAAACAAGTATACCTTAGTCTAAACGGTTGAATACCTTGTAATTGTCAACCAATCGAGTAAGCATTACAATCACAGGACAGCGATGCTGGATTATCATTTCCCAGAAGTCTTCAGAGGTGTGTGCTAGTGGACCTTGTGTTGCAATAAACCGAGACACCCCTTCAGATATCTTCAACCAAAAGGAGCAGTATTAGAGGTCAGAAGCAGATTTGTGTTGTAACTCAATATTGTACGCTAAGCGAGTAGGTGAAGTGGTTTTTTAAATAATTCCAAGTGAAGGAAGTAGGAATCCACCGATATAAAGCTTGCGTTGATATATCCCCTAGCTGACGGTCTGTAGTCTTTACATGGGTCCAAAACAACCCTGTTATTGTCAACTGAGAGCAATAAAGTACAATTATTTAGAAATATTATACAATTTAAAATCAAAGAAAACAAACAGACAACAGATTGGAATACATGGGATAACATCAGTATAACGATTCTTGCTGATGTTTGTGCTGTCGATAGCCACCAAGCATCTACTCTTCATTTCTGAAGCTTTCAACCTATTTTCCTGAACCAAAGGAGCTTGAATTTAGCATGGAAACAAATGGAGGAGATTAACATCAGAGGAGGATATCGAAATATCAGGGAGCCAAAAGACAACAATAGACTAAGAATTTCTCCAGATATAAAAGAACATGTTTGATACAAAtcagatacaacaacaacaacaataacaacccagtgaaatcccacaacgtgaggtctggggagggtagagtgtacggaCGACTCTACCAAGGTAGGATgcatttccgaaagaccctcggctcgatagaaagcataaaagcataaaatgAGGTCGGATAAAGCcaagagattcaaagcgatatggaaatgcaaataactaaagcgactaagccatgatgaaAGCGTTGTAAAGGAACAATAGCTATCAcggataaaataagataatcaaaataCGAATAACAAATAGTAGCAAATCAAAGCACGAGAACTTATATCGCGATAAAgtgactactaatatgaaaggataaacgttactatctactagcctttcTACCCTAATCAGAGTCCTCCAttataccctcctatctaaggtcgtGTCCTCGGTAAGAGAATCGCGCTATATCACATCTGTCCCACTCTCCCAATACTTACCGGCCTACCCTCCTCtcgaaaccatccatggccaacctctcacacctccgcggCTGGGGCATCGTGTCTCTCTCTTCgcatgtccaaaccatctcgGTCTCGACTTCCCGCgtcttgtcttccaccgaggccactcccaccttgtcccggatagcctcattcctaatcctgtcactcctggtgtgcccacacatccatctcaacattctcatctcagCAACtttcaactttcatcttttgatacAAATCAGATAGATGaatcttttttccttaaaaaagatcttgtattttatctttatcGAAATCCTTTCTAAGCAGAACGACCATTCAAAGCATCATAAAATGAGATAACGACCattcaaaacatcataaaaTGAGATACTTTCTGTATCTGGAACTATTAAAGTTGTCCCggaaagaaaattcaataagtcTTCACGCCGTTTTACCTCAAAATATACTCCTAGCTTTTTTGTTTCAagacttttattttatttcatttgtgTGTACAAAATCTATGCAAGTAGTTAACATGAGCTGATAACGTGCGCTTACTAGGAATTCCTTGTTAGACCAACAATTGCAATGGTTCGGGGACATGGTCTTTCACACTCTCCATTGACTGGgtacgaagtttaagaaagaaatgaataagtCATTTCTTTAAGAGTAAAATTGACATTTTAAAGTTATTGGTTCGGACATGTGAACAAGAGATGAGCAGATGCcccggtgcggaggtgtgagaggttagcTATGGATGGATTCAGGAGAGTAGAGGTAGACCGaaaaagtattggggagaggtgattagacaggacatggagCAGTTGcaacttaccgaggacatgaccatACATAGGAGTTTGCAGAGGAcaaggattagggtagaaggctagcaGGGGAATGGCGCGTTATTTCACATATTCTTCTTTACTAGTagtcatagtttttttttttctttttctttttttttcttcttcttttcctgtagtttcttgtcctttgatttGTGTTATTATTTACTCTCTTTTGTGCTTTGCTTAGCATACTGTTGTGTTGCTGTCACTATTTCCCTTCCTATTTGATTTGCTTAATTATTGCTATATTCGGCGAGGGAGGTTCGAGCTTGCATACTCTCTCTACCCAGGTTTGCGTACTGCTACACCCCCGGACCCTGGCTTGTGGGGGGAtgacactgggtatgttgttgttgttactaaATACCAAAAGTGTCAGttggactaaaaaggaaagactgtcagagaaaagaaaaaggaaaacctGCAAAGTGGAGAACTCAGAGGCAATTTTATGTGGAGAGTGAGACCTTTTGTCCTTAAAGGCATTTAATGCTTCCAAACAGTAACTACGCTGATCAGGCGACAGTAGTATCCTCTGCGGAACCAAATCAACAGAGAAATCGGCAGTGCCACGTGGCGGTGGTTCCGTGGAAGTGACGGAGGGATTACCGGCGGCAGTCATCGCCGATCTCCGGCTCCGACTCCGACTCCGAACTGATACCGCGCTACCCGTGGctcccacttttttatttttccttttttcagtCTTAGGAGTGCACGTGATGCTGTCCCGCCAGGGAAATCATTTTGTCACCTCAAtttatactactccctccgtatcacttcatatttaaaatttgtaatttaaaataaactGACACATTTGTGTGGCTaatattttaaagttaattGTTTCTATTTtagaatgacatttttttttttttgaacgcactaaaaaaaaattaatgtaatCATTTAACATGTACTGATAAGATAAAGAGTTAATTGCATTAAACACTCTTATAATATGattttaacatattttttatattttaaaataaaacatttttattttctatactATGAAAATCTTACACTTACACCCTTATAAATAATTATGTTCATAGTAAAGTATATTAaaagatgaattaaaattataactaatatatatatacacttttgtgaaactttaaaaataacataaatatttttgtttcaTGTATTTGATTAATAGATAAAATAAGTATTTCTCGAAACATATATCTTCCGAAACTCTTAATTAATAGTTGGTGTATGTCATTAAGTAATTTATGAATTTACGTAGTAGCATGAGTTATTTTCtatggaaggaagaaaatagaaatttGTACGTAGCataatgttattttttatggaaaatataaatagtatcttcttttcaaagtgataatataaatataaatagaaaaatttTATCTCTGTTATAACTCTCTTctctgttttttattttttcttttatgtaatCTAAGGGTCTTTAGGAAGAAACAGAAATGTGTCTATTTTTTAATTCAAGCGAAAACAGTGAAAAATAAGGATCAATTATACAACCAATCTGCTCTGTCTCTCTCCTTGCGAtaaaatgtatatatgtttgtacatgtcgatatatgttggtataagtgtttgtatatgtctgtatatgtttgtatattttggggtatttttttacaatgtaagtgaccaacttgtatatttatgaaattttcccatATAATACCCTTATGAAAATTCATACTTACCAAACTATTCCATCTTAATTTAACCCACAATCTCTGAGTTATAcctctcttctccttttttttcttttttctttttatgta
Coding sequences within it:
- the LOC132034105 gene encoding protein-tyrosine-phosphatase PTP1-like isoform X2; this translates as MTAAGNPSVTSTEPPPRGTADFSVDLVPQRILLSPDQRSYCLEALNAFKDKRSHSPHKIASEFSTLQENRLKASEMKSRCLVAIDSTNISKNRYTDVIPFDNNRVVLDPCKDYRPSARGYINASFISISEGVSRFIATQGPLAHTSEDFWEMIIQHRCPVIVMLTRLVDNYKTVKCGDYFQAEDGPRTFGNICIVTKYITSSDTSLVLRTLEVNYIESEEPPLRVLHIQYPEWPDHGVPRDTLAVREILKRTYSVPLSLGPIVVHCRYW
- the LOC132034105 gene encoding protein-tyrosine-phosphatase PTP1-like isoform X1, yielding MTAAGNPSVTSTEPPPRGTADFSVDLVPQRILLSPDQRSYCLEALNAFKDKRSHSPHKIASEFSTLQENRLKASEMKSRCLVAIDSTNISKNRYTDVIPFDNNRVVLDPCKDYRPSARGYINASFISISEGVSRFIATQGPLAHTSEDFWEMIIQHRCPVIVMLTRLVDNYKTVKCGDYFQAEDGPRTFGNICIVTKYITSSDTSLVLRTLEVNYIESEEPPLRVLHIQYPEWPDHGVPRDTLAVREILKRTYSVPLSLGPIVVHCSAGIGRTGTYCTIHNTIQRILGGDMSALDIINTVAIFRSQRIGMVQTMDQYLFCYDAIIDELEDLISDDNGEKSP